The following are from one region of the Calditrichota bacterium genome:
- a CDS encoding HDIG domain-containing protein: MSRYKIQLIILLVFAVLATVFFPSLNFNQYRNLRPGTIADRDIVAPFTFYIYKSDQELKRDREEARRRVLPIFSVNPKIAREQLDRLNRFFDEIHLLSTSGVSDTIRMIEILSFCRRENIVLPDSEAKFFSQLALTPKARAEGKFENEVRQILQDIYAIGIIDRPKEEIRKINTRIYVEDSDQHFEKSLNYIYDLKDARERLLERLRARYGAASDSIHAAYALLSSLIKPNVIYNEKKTKRLIQEAIGGVPLVKGQVLKGETIIQKHQRITQKQIDALRSLEKAKANKNANNPLWQLFTFYLGIFFFILLALFPLVSFIFVYRPKIFKNDKSLIMIFGSMLLVIIIGFFVENSGITRYLVPVAVVPMMITYYFDNRTSLLAGFSLSIIVAGLFGNDYSLLVISIFVSAVAVVSVGVFRNRKRLTNSVFFLGGAYFLSLVFLGLSQQVAFSELAKDWVGGLINGVLSAVLTYGLLLAFDSIFDVCSEYKLIELSDLNHPLLKMLAVRAPGTYNHSIVVSNLAEAAAEEIRANSLLAKVGAFYHDIGKMYMPEYFIENQRFGKNPHENLAPRISSLILQNHVKKGIEFANQYHLPSAIKDFILQHHGTSLMKYFYEKALAQSKGVPVNEADFRYQGVKPQTRETGILMLADTVEALSRSIREVNVGKIKNAIHSVIEEKFEERQLDECPLTVRELRKIGEAFEKILIGVHHARIEYPGQEKMLSGKKSAKAGNKSEKSKDLSSKKRGVETEDQSLQK, from the coding sequence TTGTCCCGTTATAAAATTCAACTGATTATTCTTTTAGTCTTTGCAGTGCTCGCAACCGTTTTTTTCCCGTCTCTAAATTTCAATCAGTATCGCAATCTTCGCCCCGGCACCATTGCGGACCGCGATATTGTAGCCCCGTTCACCTTTTACATCTACAAGAGTGATCAGGAATTGAAACGGGACCGGGAAGAAGCCAGACGCCGTGTCCTCCCCATTTTTTCTGTGAATCCCAAAATTGCCCGGGAACAATTGGATCGCCTGAACCGCTTCTTTGATGAGATTCATCTCCTCTCCACCTCCGGCGTTTCGGATACAATCCGGATGATCGAAATTCTGAGTTTTTGCCGCCGCGAAAATATTGTTTTACCGGATAGTGAAGCCAAATTTTTCTCGCAATTGGCTTTAACTCCCAAAGCCCGTGCCGAAGGCAAATTTGAAAATGAGGTTCGCCAAATTCTTCAGGATATTTACGCGATCGGTATTATTGACCGTCCCAAAGAAGAAATCCGAAAAATCAACACGCGAATCTACGTCGAAGATTCGGATCAGCATTTTGAAAAGAGCCTGAATTACATTTACGATCTCAAGGATGCCCGGGAACGGCTGCTCGAACGGCTGCGCGCCCGGTATGGCGCTGCAAGCGATTCGATTCATGCGGCCTATGCCCTGCTGTCGTCTCTGATTAAGCCCAACGTTATTTACAACGAAAAGAAGACCAAACGTCTGATTCAGGAAGCCATCGGTGGTGTCCCCCTGGTGAAAGGACAGGTTTTGAAGGGGGAAACCATCATTCAAAAGCACCAGCGCATTACGCAAAAACAGATTGATGCCCTGCGTTCTCTTGAAAAAGCCAAGGCAAACAAGAATGCAAACAACCCGCTCTGGCAGTTGTTTACCTTCTATCTGGGAATCTTTTTCTTTATTTTACTGGCTCTTTTTCCGCTGGTCAGCTTTATTTTTGTGTATCGCCCCAAAATATTCAAAAACGACAAATCCTTAATTATGATTTTTGGGTCCATGCTCCTGGTCATTATTATTGGATTTTTCGTTGAGAATTCCGGAATTACACGCTATTTGGTGCCTGTGGCGGTGGTTCCGATGATGATTACCTACTATTTTGACAATCGAACCAGTCTGCTGGCCGGGTTCTCGCTCAGTATTATTGTAGCCGGACTTTTTGGCAATGATTACAGTCTGTTGGTCATTTCCATTTTTGTTTCGGCCGTAGCCGTGGTGAGCGTGGGGGTTTTTCGAAACCGTAAGCGGCTGACAAATTCCGTATTCTTTTTGGGGGGCGCCTATTTCCTTTCGCTTGTATTCCTGGGGCTTTCCCAGCAGGTTGCATTTTCTGAGCTGGCCAAAGACTGGGTGGGCGGATTGATTAATGGAGTGCTTTCGGCCGTTCTCACCTATGGTTTGCTGTTGGCTTTTGATTCAATTTTCGACGTATGTTCCGAGTACAAATTGATTGAGTTAAGTGATTTAAATCATCCGTTGCTTAAAATGCTGGCCGTACGTGCGCCGGGAACGTACAACCACAGCATTGTGGTCAGCAACCTGGCGGAGGCCGCCGCAGAAGAAATCCGTGCGAATAGCCTGCTGGCAAAAGTGGGCGCCTTTTACCACGATATTGGGAAAATGTACATGCCCGAGTATTTCATAGAGAATCAACGATTCGGGAAAAATCCTCACGAGAACCTGGCGCCGAGAATCAGCAGCCTGATCCTTCAGAATCACGTGAAAAAGGGAATTGAATTCGCTAATCAGTACCATTTGCCGTCTGCGATTAAGGATTTTATTCTCCAACATCACGGCACCTCTCTCATGAAATATTTTTATGAGAAGGCCCTTGCGCAAAGCAAAGGCGTCCCGGTGAACGAAGCTGATTTTCGGTATCAGGGTGTAAAGCCGCAAACGCGTGAAACCGGCATTCTTATGCTGGCCGATACGGTTGAAGCCCTCTCGCGCTCCATTCGGGAAGTGAATGTGGGCAAGATTAAGAATGCCATTCATTCGGTGATTGAAGAAAAGTTTGAAGAAAGGCAGTTGGACGAATGTCCGCTAACCGTTCGGGAACTCCGAAAAATCGGGGAGGCTTTTGAAAAGATTTTGATCGGTGTTCACCATGCTCGAATTGAGTATCCGGGACAGGAAAAAATGCTTTCCGGGAAAAAATCGGCCAAAGCCGGAAACAAATCCGAAAAATCGAAAGATCTTTCATCCAAAAAAAGAGGGGTTGAAACTGAGGATCAAAGTCTTCAAAAATAA
- the ybeY gene encoding rRNA maturation RNase YbeY — protein sequence MKLRIKVFKNKYRLPIKRQEVVKIIETVVGGESPGLEGEISVIFLPNDSIRELNRSFLNHDYPTDVIAFNLEENPGKTVEGEVYIGFERAREQAREFGVSYRNELHRLVIHGVLHLLGWEDDSPEKKQKMTARENDYLAKLLNE from the coding sequence TTGAAACTGAGGATCAAAGTCTTCAAAAATAAGTATCGGCTCCCTATTAAAAGGCAAGAGGTTGTAAAAATCATAGAAACCGTTGTCGGAGGAGAGTCTCCCGGCTTGGAAGGAGAAATCTCCGTTATTTTTTTGCCGAATGATTCGATTCGGGAGTTGAATCGTTCCTTTCTTAACCACGATTACCCGACGGACGTGATAGCCTTCAATCTGGAAGAGAACCCCGGGAAAACGGTGGAGGGGGAGGTTTATATCGGATTCGAACGCGCCCGGGAGCAGGCCCGTGAGTTTGGCGTGTCTTATCGCAACGAGCTTCACCGCTTGGTGATTCACGGTGTTTTGCACCTGCTGGGCTGGGAGGATGACAGCCCCGAAAAAAAGCAAAAAATGACTGCAAGAGAAAATGATTATCTTGCAAAACTCTTGAACGAATAA
- a CDS encoding HlyC/CorC family transporter, with the protein MDASYLIFGGVFVLLLVLSAFFSGTETAFFAISKIDLAKLKDERSSSAKKIVRLLNDQRKLLITILTGNTLVNIGSAVIATILTVKLIQQYHLSETWSMFFEVVVVTFLILIFGEITPKVLAVKRPVAFARKVVFWIDLIYLAFYPVSTSLEQFTLFFSRLFHLQKSEHFLSEEELRVLIELGEEKGTIQEEEREMIDSIFEFGETTVREIMVPRIDMVSVEATTPIEDLVELIQKAGHSRIPIYEERIDNIVGIIHAKDLIPYLIDSKNVANLKKLARPAYFVPESKKIDDLLREFQQEKTHMAIVVDEYGGTAGLVTLEDVIEEIVGEIQDEYDQEQPLFNKIAENIWLVDAKIDIPEFNEIFPEPLPEDEDYESLGGFIFDITGNVPEENEVIQWGNYKFQIEKLEGQRIAKVKVIYLPPKD; encoded by the coding sequence TTGGATGCGTCATATCTGATTTTTGGTGGAGTTTTTGTTCTTTTACTGGTGTTATCGGCCTTTTTTTCAGGCACCGAAACGGCCTTTTTCGCGATCAGTAAAATCGATCTGGCAAAGCTGAAAGACGAGCGCTCGTCTTCGGCCAAAAAGATTGTCCGCCTCCTGAATGATCAGCGGAAATTGCTCATTACTATTCTCACCGGGAATACGCTTGTAAATATCGGCTCGGCCGTTATTGCCACTATTTTGACCGTAAAATTGATTCAACAGTACCATCTCAGTGAAACCTGGAGCATGTTTTTTGAGGTGGTTGTGGTAACATTTCTCATTCTGATTTTTGGAGAGATAACGCCAAAAGTGCTTGCCGTGAAGCGCCCGGTGGCATTTGCGCGAAAGGTTGTTTTTTGGATTGATCTGATTTATTTGGCATTTTATCCGGTTTCAACCTCTCTGGAGCAATTTACCCTCTTTTTTTCCAGACTTTTTCATCTCCAGAAAAGCGAACATTTTTTGTCGGAGGAAGAATTACGGGTTCTGATCGAATTGGGCGAAGAAAAAGGCACCATTCAGGAAGAAGAAAGAGAAATGATTGACTCCATTTTTGAGTTTGGTGAAACGACCGTCCGAGAAATCATGGTGCCGCGTATCGATATGGTTTCTGTAGAGGCAACCACGCCAATTGAGGATCTGGTGGAACTGATTCAAAAGGCGGGGCATTCCCGGATTCCGATTTATGAGGAAAGAATTGATAATATCGTGGGAATCATTCACGCCAAGGATCTGATTCCCTATTTAATAGATTCCAAAAACGTGGCCAATCTCAAAAAACTGGCGCGCCCCGCGTATTTTGTTCCCGAAAGCAAAAAAATTGACGATCTTCTTCGTGAATTTCAGCAGGAAAAAACACACATGGCCATTGTTGTGGACGAATACGGGGGCACCGCCGGGCTGGTTACTCTGGAGGATGTCATTGAGGAAATTGTCGGTGAGATTCAAGATGAGTACGATCAGGAACAGCCGCTTTTTAATAAAATTGCAGAAAATATCTGGCTGGTTGATGCCAAAATCGATATTCCCGAATTTAATGAAATCTTTCCCGAACCCCTTCCTGAAGACGAGGATTACGAATCGCTTGGGGGGTTTATCTTTGATATTACCGGCAATGTTCCGGAAGAAAATGAAGTCATACAATGGGGAAATTACAAATTTCAGATTGAAAAATTGGAAGGGCAGCGCATTGCCAAGGTAAAGGTAATTTATTTGCCGCCCAAGGATTAG
- a CDS encoding PTS sugar transporter subunit IIA, which produces MKLSDLLSPELIKIPLETTKKETVIEELVDLLEKNKKISDKKAVLNAVLEREKVMSTGVGQGIAIPHGKTDSAETVVATMGISHKNIDFQAIDEEPVHIVFLLVAPPNETGLHLKALSRASRLLSKETFREKLMQAGDAEEAMQLIRDEEKKYFEI; this is translated from the coding sequence ATGAAATTAAGCGATTTACTGTCTCCGGAATTAATTAAAATTCCACTGGAAACGACAAAAAAAGAAACCGTAATTGAAGAACTGGTGGACTTGTTGGAGAAAAACAAGAAAATTTCTGACAAGAAAGCGGTTCTGAATGCGGTATTGGAACGGGAAAAAGTAATGAGCACCGGGGTTGGGCAGGGGATTGCTATTCCACACGGGAAAACAGACAGTGCAGAAACGGTTGTGGCTACCATGGGAATTTCCCATAAAAATATCGATTTTCAGGCAATTGACGAAGAGCCGGTTCATATTGTTTTTTTGTTGGTTGCACCGCCCAATGAGACGGGTCTTCACCTAAAAGCCTTGAGTCGAGCCTCGCGTCTCTTAAGCAAGGAAACGTTTCGCGAAAAACTTATGCAAGCAGGGGATGCGGAAGAAGCCATGCAGCTTATCCGGGATGAAGAAAAAAAATATTTTGAAATTTAA